A region of Flocculibacter collagenilyticus DNA encodes the following proteins:
- a CDS encoding nitrilase-related carbon-nitrogen hydrolase, whose translation MSMNDLKINVVTLEQEHYPQLKALMDRVYPDLGGAWDQSTIEKLVADFPQGQLAITDGDDLVGAALTVRVSYDKFSMPHSYDDLISTRNTIRNNQNGDALYGLDVFIHPDYRGYRLGRRLYDARKDVCKELNLKGILAGGRIVNYHKYSDELTPQEYIERVRRKEVYDPILSFQLSNDFVVKRLLTKYLPEDEKSEGYATLLAWHNILYTPEEEGYNATKTQIRIGAVQWQMRRVESVEDMLKQVEYFVDAISGYQSDFAVFPEFFNAPLMGLIDTVQATEAIRYLASFTQLFKDEMSRMAVSYNVNIITGSMPLLEEDHLYNVSYMCHRSGEIEEQRKIHITPHERNDWVLEGGNELRLFDTDAGKVGILICYDSEFPELGRLLSYEDVDVIFVPFWTDTKNGYLRVRHCSHARAIENECYVVICGSVGNLPSVDNLDVQYAQSAVFSPSDFAFSHDAVMAETTPNTEMLMFCDLDLEKLKLLRNEGSVTNRKDQRPDLYSLKWKGKLTKAD comes from the coding sequence TTGTCGATGAATGATTTGAAAATAAATGTAGTGACGTTAGAGCAAGAGCACTATCCACAATTAAAAGCGCTAATGGATAGGGTATATCCAGATTTGGGAGGCGCTTGGGATCAGTCAACCATTGAGAAGTTGGTAGCAGACTTTCCGCAAGGGCAACTTGCTATAACAGATGGTGACGACCTTGTAGGTGCAGCGTTAACCGTGCGAGTAAGCTACGACAAATTTTCCATGCCACATTCGTATGATGACTTAATCTCAACCAGAAACACGATTAGAAATAATCAAAATGGAGATGCACTCTACGGATTAGATGTTTTTATACACCCAGATTATCGCGGCTATCGACTGGGCAGACGGTTGTACGATGCGCGCAAAGATGTCTGTAAAGAGCTAAATCTAAAAGGGATTTTAGCGGGCGGTAGGATAGTAAATTACCACAAGTACTCTGATGAACTAACACCGCAAGAATATATTGAACGAGTTAGAAGAAAAGAAGTATACGATCCAATACTTAGCTTTCAGTTATCGAATGATTTTGTAGTTAAGCGTTTATTAACCAAGTATTTGCCTGAAGATGAAAAATCAGAAGGCTATGCAACATTATTGGCTTGGCACAATATTTTATACACGCCAGAAGAAGAAGGGTATAACGCCACAAAAACGCAAATAAGAATTGGTGCGGTACAGTGGCAAATGCGCCGCGTAGAGTCGGTTGAAGATATGCTAAAGCAAGTAGAATACTTTGTGGATGCAATTTCGGGCTATCAAAGTGATTTTGCAGTGTTTCCAGAGTTTTTTAATGCGCCGTTAATGGGCTTAATTGATACTGTGCAAGCAACTGAAGCCATTCGCTATCTGGCCAGCTTTACCCAGCTATTTAAAGATGAAATGTCTCGTATGGCGGTGTCATATAATGTAAATATCATCACAGGCTCAATGCCGTTATTAGAGGAGGATCATTTATATAATGTGTCTTATATGTGCCACCGAAGTGGTGAAATTGAAGAGCAAAGAAAAATTCATATTACCCCGCATGAGAGAAATGACTGGGTGCTAGAAGGCGGTAACGAGCTTCGCTTATTTGATACAGATGCGGGTAAAGTGGGCATTCTAATTTGTTACGACAGCGAATTTCCTGAGTTAGGTCGACTACTTTCCTATGAAGATGTTGATGTGATTTTTGTACCGTTTTGGACCGATACTAAAAATGGCTACCTAAGAGTTCGACATTGTTCACATGCGCGAGCCATTGAAAATGAATGTTATGTGGTTATTTGTGGCAGTGTAGGTAATTTGCCAAGTGTTGATAATTTAGATGTGCAATATGCGCAATCAGCAGTGTTTTCTCCGTCTGATTTTGCTTTCTCGCATGATGCCGTTATGGCGGAAACCACGCCGAATACTGAAATGCTGATGTTTTGTGATTTAGATTTAGAAAAACTGAAACTGCTACGGAATGAGGGGTCAGTTACCAACAGAAAAGATCAGCGACCCGATTTGTACTCGTTAAAATGGAAAGGCAAACTGACCAAAGCTGACTAA
- a CDS encoding type 1 glutamine amidotransferase domain-containing protein, translating into MKNILIVVTNQHTLGDTNEKNGTFAPELTHALNEFLNAGYSYELASIMGNEAPIYGEDDEEDTITQKLLQDPTLQEKLDNTQIYIEMNTNSYDAIYFPGGFGLLTDLAHNELAAKITAQLYEKGLTIGAVCHGPAALLPVELSNGESILADKEVTGFTREEEIDYDTINKIPFLLEESLTRKAKKFTKMQPWTEHVITQDRLITGQNPASAAAVAKAMIARLEKS; encoded by the coding sequence ATGAAAAACATACTCATAGTGGTGACTAATCAACATACTCTAGGGGACACGAACGAAAAAAATGGTACGTTTGCACCTGAATTAACCCATGCATTAAATGAGTTTCTAAACGCAGGATACAGTTACGAATTAGCGTCTATTATGGGGAATGAAGCACCAATTTATGGTGAGGATGATGAAGAAGACACAATAACTCAAAAACTATTACAAGACCCGACCTTACAAGAAAAATTAGATAATACTCAAATATATATTGAAATGAATACGAATTCATATGATGCAATATATTTCCCCGGCGGTTTTGGGTTATTAACCGATCTGGCTCATAATGAGCTCGCTGCAAAAATCACCGCGCAACTGTATGAAAAAGGCTTAACTATTGGTGCTGTTTGTCATGGGCCAGCAGCATTGCTACCAGTAGAGCTTTCAAATGGTGAATCAATTCTTGCCGATAAAGAAGTAACAGGATTTACGCGAGAAGAAGAAATTGATTACGACACCATCAATAAAATCCCATTTTTATTAGAAGAGTCACTAACAAGAAAAGCTAAAAAGTTTACAAAAATGCAGCCTTGGACTGAGCACGTCATCACTCAAGATAGGCTAATCACAGGCCAAAACCCAGCATCAGCCGCAGCAGTCGCTAAAGCCATGATTGCTAGATTAGAAAAAAGTTAA
- a CDS encoding ISAs1 family transposase produces MTNNFITYFSIIEDPRIDRCKKHELIDILFLSICAVLSGAEGWEDIEDFGHVKVDWLKRYLPFANGIPKHDTIARVMSRLDPVAIQTSFINWVNEIAEQVNGEVIAIDGKTARRSFTTKDRKNPLHMVSAWSCGNGLVLGQQKVDDKSNEITAIPKLLDLLDVKGATVTLDAMGCQHAITKKIQSKGADYVIALKGNQSTLNEEVQAWFHKCHREKLVNTAHSIYEHIDSDHGRIEERTCTQFEIDNNWITDNENWSSIQTVVSVESKRHIGDKMTSETRYYISSLGLNAERLNGIIRNHWGVENCLHWTLDMTFHEDDSRIRRGNAAEVMSAFRKLALNIVKTDTTKKASMKRKLKMAALDDDFRAELLVRGN; encoded by the coding sequence ATGACCAACAACTTCATCACTTACTTTTCCATCATAGAAGACCCGCGAATAGACCGTTGTAAAAAGCATGAGTTGATAGATATTTTATTTTTATCTATCTGTGCCGTGCTATCAGGCGCAGAAGGCTGGGAAGATATCGAAGATTTCGGACATGTAAAAGTTGACTGGTTAAAGCGTTATCTCCCCTTTGCAAATGGTATTCCCAAGCATGACACCATAGCCCGAGTAATGAGCCGTTTAGACCCTGTAGCCATTCAAACCAGCTTTATCAATTGGGTAAATGAAATCGCCGAGCAAGTGAATGGCGAAGTTATCGCCATTGATGGAAAAACCGCTCGTAGAAGCTTCACAACCAAAGACAGAAAGAACCCGTTGCATATGGTCAGTGCATGGAGTTGTGGCAATGGTCTGGTACTAGGACAACAAAAAGTAGATGATAAATCCAATGAGATAACAGCTATCCCCAAGCTGCTGGATTTACTTGATGTAAAAGGTGCAACCGTTACGTTAGACGCCATGGGATGTCAGCACGCAATTACAAAGAAAATTCAATCCAAAGGTGCTGATTACGTCATTGCACTAAAAGGCAATCAAAGTACACTCAATGAAGAGGTTCAAGCATGGTTTCATAAGTGCCACAGAGAAAAACTCGTTAACACAGCTCATAGTATTTATGAGCACATTGACAGCGACCATGGTCGAATAGAAGAAAGAACGTGTACCCAATTTGAAATTGATAACAATTGGATAACCGATAATGAAAACTGGAGCAGTATTCAAACGGTCGTCAGTGTAGAGTCTAAGCGTCATATTGGAGATAAAATGACTTCCGAAACGCGTTATTACATCAGCTCATTGGGGCTAAATGCAGAGCGATTAAATGGCATAATTCGCAATCACTGGGGCGTTGAAAACTGCTTACACTGGACGCTAGATATGACATTCCATGAAGACGATTCACGTATTAGGCGGGGCAATGCAGCCGAAGTCATGAGCGCATTTAGAAAATTGGCGTTGAATATTGTGAAAACAGATACAACGAAAAAAGCCAGCATGAAGCGAAAGCTAAAAATGGCGGCATTAGATGATGATTTTAGAGCTGAACTACTTGTAAGGGGAAATTAA
- a CDS encoding prolyl oligopeptidase family serine peptidase, which translates to MKFFKPIFVFIYFISASIYAAQPISAEKVFTSPDYGMLKISPNGELVSFYGVGEKDHYLSIYDADTSALISNVLIGNDNTLKDYHWLNNSQLFLSVVVDESNRNLSIIGKLTEKTFEMRIVKTNGYLVDTLPEQPNKVMFAKKRRRHSKFHDLYIIDIAKLADDDFSDAQEIEHDSNYVQSYFYDQHFQRVLTAEFDKDDSSISVKFIPIQGGEWKTAFILKDIDFYLEPLGFISEQKIAILTNQNTDKIVLREFDIQTQKIGEIIYQHPDYDLVSAGFTSKGKLDYVSYRQHGLYQKTYFDKGKASFVKRLAKTFPNMEAYSLGSSANKKKTLLYVNGADEPGEFLLFDENKNNARRLLNSYPELSDNVFSPSERIEVTTSDDVKLEAFLTLPQGVNHSTLLVMPHGGPIGVQESDRFNKEVQYFASRGFAVLRVNFRGSAGFGKAFLERGVGEFGQLIEQDITTAVEQVTKHNKFDHMCAIGASYGGYSATMLAIKHPTKYDCVIATFGIYDLPLLFNASNYRSGKEYREFIAKTVGENSDKLIDVSPVYIAHQLKAPILLIAGRDDRIADFEHSNRFKYILNNLGHPVETIFYQKTGHGHSKWSGDRHEAAITYDYLIRTLNLSYPEPKTLDENGKHAIANDFATIADGYHFDDLVDNDEKQAFLYYQKAASYDHGRASFNIAAHYHRGDQVTKDMDKAISIYRKSAELDYAGAHARLGRMYMEGEHVNQDWSKAYTHLKKAQSLDDTPRNNIRLARFYCIAPPQYQNISRCLELMELNQYKKHSKHLLRKAQYRVEETLSWVFAEAKLTPEELEKIKQFTIKSFNITHTEVTLENTRSGLFHFKESERFGTPGEYQLIDSSHHITATENEKARFGLKFEVDTPGIDRHKYFTAMAIRWIKTTPDGKREFDRSTLLYGSPKRDWSTSYKLANIKESATWTLEIYNMDQKLIHTKDYHLTVKAPR; encoded by the coding sequence ATGAAGTTTTTTAAACCAATTTTTGTATTTATATACTTTATCAGTGCAAGTATATATGCAGCACAGCCAATTTCAGCCGAAAAAGTATTTACTTCACCAGATTATGGAATGTTAAAAATATCACCTAACGGTGAGCTTGTGTCATTCTATGGTGTCGGAGAAAAAGATCATTACTTAAGTATATATGATGCTGATACCAGTGCTCTTATTTCAAATGTACTTATTGGTAATGACAATACCTTAAAAGACTATCACTGGCTTAATAATTCGCAATTATTTCTAAGTGTTGTGGTAGATGAAAGTAATAGAAATTTAAGCATTATTGGTAAATTAACTGAAAAAACATTTGAAATGAGGATAGTTAAAACCAACGGCTATTTAGTTGACACATTACCAGAGCAACCCAATAAAGTGATGTTTGCCAAAAAAAGGCGGCGACATTCTAAATTTCATGATCTCTACATTATTGATATTGCAAAACTTGCTGACGATGATTTCAGTGATGCGCAAGAAATTGAACACGACTCTAACTATGTTCAAAGCTATTTTTATGATCAACACTTTCAACGTGTCCTGACCGCTGAATTTGATAAAGATGATAGTAGTATCTCAGTTAAATTCATCCCTATACAAGGTGGTGAGTGGAAAACAGCTTTTATATTAAAAGATATTGATTTTTATTTAGAGCCACTAGGTTTCATTTCAGAACAAAAAATAGCAATACTTACTAACCAAAATACAGATAAAATAGTGCTTCGCGAGTTCGATATTCAAACTCAAAAAATTGGCGAAATTATCTACCAACATCCAGATTATGATCTTGTTTCTGCTGGCTTCACCTCAAAAGGAAAGCTAGATTATGTTAGCTATCGCCAACATGGACTATATCAGAAAACATATTTTGACAAAGGCAAAGCAAGCTTCGTAAAACGTTTGGCAAAAACATTCCCTAATATGGAAGCATATTCCCTTGGTTCTTCAGCCAATAAGAAAAAAACCTTGCTTTACGTTAATGGAGCAGATGAGCCTGGAGAATTTTTATTATTTGATGAAAATAAAAATAATGCCCGCAGGCTATTAAACTCATATCCAGAATTAAGTGACAACGTCTTCTCGCCTTCGGAGCGTATTGAAGTAACAACTAGCGATGATGTTAAACTTGAAGCATTCTTAACCTTACCACAAGGGGTTAATCACTCAACATTACTAGTTATGCCTCATGGTGGTCCAATAGGAGTACAGGAAAGTGATCGCTTTAATAAAGAAGTGCAGTATTTTGCTAGTCGTGGGTTCGCTGTATTACGAGTTAATTTCAGAGGTTCAGCTGGATTTGGTAAAGCATTTCTAGAACGCGGTGTTGGTGAGTTTGGGCAATTAATAGAGCAAGACATAACCACAGCGGTTGAACAAGTAACTAAGCACAATAAATTTGATCATATGTGTGCAATTGGCGCTAGTTATGGTGGGTATTCAGCAACAATGCTTGCTATCAAGCATCCAACAAAATATGACTGTGTAATTGCTACCTTTGGAATATATGACTTACCCCTTCTGTTTAATGCCAGTAATTATCGCTCAGGCAAAGAATATCGAGAATTCATAGCAAAAACTGTTGGTGAAAATTCAGACAAGTTGATAGATGTATCTCCTGTTTATATTGCTCATCAACTAAAAGCTCCAATTTTACTAATAGCAGGTCGAGATGATCGCATTGCGGACTTTGAACACTCTAACCGCTTTAAATATATACTAAACAATCTGGGCCATCCCGTGGAAACAATATTTTACCAAAAAACAGGGCATGGACACAGTAAATGGTCAGGCGATAGGCATGAAGCTGCCATCACTTATGACTACCTTATACGCACATTAAATCTTTCCTATCCGGAACCAAAAACGCTTGATGAAAACGGAAAACATGCGATCGCAAATGACTTTGCTACGATTGCAGACGGTTATCATTTTGATGACTTGGTCGACAATGATGAAAAACAAGCATTTTTATACTACCAAAAAGCTGCTAGCTATGATCATGGCAGAGCAAGCTTTAACATTGCGGCTCACTACCATAGAGGAGATCAAGTTACAAAAGACATGGACAAAGCCATCTCTATTTATCGTAAAAGTGCAGAATTAGACTATGCAGGTGCACATGCACGATTAGGACGTATGTATATGGAAGGTGAGCACGTTAACCAAGATTGGAGCAAAGCTTATACACATCTTAAAAAAGCTCAGTCACTCGACGATACTCCGAGAAATAATATAAGATTAGCTCGTTTCTATTGTATTGCTCCACCCCAGTATCAAAACATATCTCGCTGCTTAGAATTGATGGAGCTGAATCAATATAAGAAGCACTCCAAGCACCTTTTACGTAAGGCACAATATCGTGTAGAAGAAACATTAAGCTGGGTGTTTGCAGAAGCAAAGTTGACTCCTGAAGAGCTAGAAAAAATCAAACAGTTTACTATCAAGTCGTTTAACATTACCCACACAGAAGTAACCTTAGAAAACACTCGTTCAGGACTTTTCCACTTTAAAGAAAGCGAAAGATTTGGCACACCAGGGGAGTATCAATTAATTGACTCTAGCCACCATATAACAGCGACTGAGAATGAAAAAGCTCGATTTGGATTGAAATTTGAAGTGGATACCCCTGGCATTGACAGACATAAATACTTTACAGCTATGGCCATTCGTTGGATTAAAACAACGCCAGACGGCAAACGTGAATTTGATCGCAGCACGTTACTATATGGTTCACCCAAAAGAGATTGGAGCACTAGCTATAAACTAGCGAATATTAAAGAGTCTGCTACTTGGACGTTAGAAATATATAATATGGATCAAAAGCTTATTCATACAAAGGATTATCATTTAACTGTAAAAGCTCCAAGGTAA
- a CDS encoding acyltransferase family protein, with the protein MFLKSLLKDASKHGKSELNRIDYLDGWRGLAILFVLISHFMQPQIGEFGRLGVDIFFVLSGMLMSNILFVKRVPLNTFYKRRISRILPVFVIFVSSIYLSAFLFDLSNEYDNYFYTLAFLRSYLPTDVSLWETGLPIGHLWSLNVEEHCYVLLSLLTLISVLRSREYIAILMIGMGCIVLHIIYVKYPTIAPTNYELKTEVAASHLMLSAGYFLIRDRFAAYVPSWLPLLTFFAAMACYEVDAPWFAYWLISPFLLAFTVNHLDKIPALAKKALEINALRLLGMWSYSIYLWQQVFYFYGIKNGNPSTFLAITLFAVSIFVGALSFHIIENPIRKYLNNKW; encoded by the coding sequence TTGTTTCTTAAATCTTTACTAAAAGATGCTTCAAAGCATGGTAAATCAGAGTTAAATAGAATTGACTATCTAGACGGTTGGAGAGGCTTAGCTATTCTCTTTGTGTTAATTAGTCATTTTATGCAGCCACAAATCGGCGAATTTGGAAGATTAGGTGTCGATATATTTTTCGTCTTATCTGGTATGTTGATGTCAAATATATTATTTGTAAAAAGAGTCCCTCTAAATACTTTCTATAAAAGGCGAATCAGTAGAATCCTCCCAGTATTTGTTATATTTGTTTCATCAATATATTTATCAGCATTCTTATTCGATTTATCTAATGAATATGATAATTACTTTTATACCTTAGCTTTCTTAAGAAGCTATCTTCCTACTGATGTAAGTTTGTGGGAAACCGGCTTGCCTATCGGTCATTTATGGTCGCTTAATGTTGAAGAACATTGCTATGTACTACTTAGTTTATTAACGTTAATTTCTGTATTACGTTCTCGAGAATATATTGCCATTCTCATGATAGGTATGGGATGTATTGTCCTACACATTATTTATGTAAAATATCCAACCATTGCACCGACTAACTATGAGTTAAAAACAGAAGTTGCAGCCAGTCACTTAATGCTTTCAGCGGGGTACTTTTTGATACGAGACCGCTTCGCAGCCTATGTACCTTCTTGGCTACCATTACTTACTTTTTTTGCCGCAATGGCTTGTTACGAAGTTGATGCTCCTTGGTTCGCATACTGGTTAATATCTCCTTTTTTATTAGCATTCACTGTCAATCATTTAGATAAAATACCTGCTTTGGCAAAAAAGGCACTTGAAATAAATGCTTTGCGTCTGCTAGGTATGTGGTCATACTCCATCTATTTATGGCAGCAAGTATTTTATTTCTACGGAATTAAAAATGGCAATCCATCAACCTTTCTCGCCATTACCCTATTTGCAGTAAGTATATTTGTAGGCGCTTTATCCTTCCACATAATAGAAAATCCAATAAGAAAGTATTTGAACAATAAGTGGTAA
- a CDS encoding putative Ig domain-containing protein, with protein MPTRMTTIGILFLLFISLQTSALTIETYYQTQLNINYSPNIKISKILKDVSLRENLIQADLKLHYNREDLEPTSTLSDYNISNNSTVNLYIKPRTIINPNGEPHRFYNINQQISIEEFNGSDVTLLFSLEDYYLFTANDGVHGKQLWSLEKETENLSMLTKIQTNSEYGSWWPPTRTSTNTDTIAKPSAYAYIDGYFLFSIRNTDGNREPWYFDSSLGTIKRLADEFSGEVGINPIFVVYDNKLYYFSDEYSPSNVEEDYFQINLEQKTITSAARPFLETLSFGLSKGSDLITPLYLDKESELYGAIDAPIYTGYATFGEETLFGENMIIDYYKSMMGYVGSWLNRRVFNLLTWEWTYLYLPEDNEDIFANYNNMIVSISDTSNSTLTAWNTALENVIEFDISHRTQIRHVIHNGLMYLSYNKSLKYFNSLNSELKTVEFSDDFQVYRIEHIDSNNIAFIQGLLPNEGNELMLLQLSIENSVPTITSDNPTRHFINTDETYTFEPNSFDIDGDNLAFTVANQPQWLEFNKQTGTLIGTPKTEDNGIYSDISICVNDGQLESCLPPFSIIVGNLPPQIMYNIHSSISYGDTVKIYTANEPISIKFVIRDLNAEDTHTFEVSDDKPVWLKFNKVTGELYGQSPSHNVDPVHVSVGVNDGYNETVYKNIKIISEHKTTPFSISVPPLLEVNLTPDGESNTFRQKVSIIGELPDDEELRFSILNKPSWLIFDESTGEMYGEPTINDVGSYQDIIISLQSHNYKVYAESFLININSYNQLPIAKSDFISMQVNSSIIIDVLENDIDPEGAQLTIEQASSDIGTVKIIDNKIEYTSVDTASTASINYQVSDILGGTAYGTVTVQIEDTETDTDTNNGIKEKANKAQARSGGGVGYILIMFAMLVSILRKFKLSALANK; from the coding sequence ATGCCCACTAGAATGACGACGATTGGAATACTTTTTTTACTTTTCATTAGTCTTCAAACATCAGCTTTAACAATTGAAACCTATTATCAAACTCAGTTAAACATTAATTACTCACCAAACATCAAAATTTCCAAGATTTTAAAAGATGTAAGCTTAAGAGAGAACCTCATTCAAGCCGACTTGAAGCTACACTATAATCGGGAAGATTTAGAACCAACATCAACATTATCTGATTATAATATCAGCAATAATAGCACTGTTAATCTATATATAAAGCCACGAACAATCATAAACCCAAATGGAGAGCCGCACCGTTTCTATAATATAAATCAACAAATTAGCATAGAAGAATTTAATGGTTCAGATGTTACTTTATTATTTTCATTAGAGGACTATTACCTTTTTACAGCAAATGATGGAGTTCATGGTAAACAACTTTGGTCACTCGAAAAAGAAACTGAAAACCTTTCGATGCTAACCAAAATACAAACTAATTCAGAGTATGGAAGCTGGTGGCCACCTACCCGCACTAGTACTAACACAGATACCATAGCCAAACCATCCGCTTATGCATATATAGATGGTTACTTTTTATTTTCAATAAGAAATACTGACGGAAATAGAGAGCCATGGTATTTTGATTCTTCTTTAGGCACTATAAAGCGGCTGGCCGATGAATTTTCAGGGGAGGTTGGTATTAACCCTATATTTGTTGTGTATGATAACAAGCTCTATTACTTTTCTGACGAATATAGCCCATCCAATGTAGAAGAAGACTATTTTCAAATAAATTTAGAACAAAAAACGATTACTTCTGCTGCACGCCCCTTCTTAGAAACTCTTTCTTTTGGTTTAAGTAAAGGGTCTGACCTTATCACCCCGCTTTACTTAGATAAAGAATCAGAACTATATGGGGCAATAGACGCGCCTATTTATACAGGATACGCTACGTTTGGTGAAGAAACCCTATTTGGTGAGAATATGATCATTGATTATTACAAGTCGATGATGGGGTATGTTGGGTCGTGGCTGAACCGTAGAGTATTTAACCTTTTGACGTGGGAATGGACTTACTTATACTTACCTGAAGATAATGAAGATATTTTTGCGAATTATAATAATATGATTGTATCAATTTCAGATACTTCCAATAGCACTCTAACTGCTTGGAATACCGCTCTAGAAAACGTAATAGAGTTTGACATATCGCACAGAACTCAAATCCGTCATGTTATTCATAATGGGTTGATGTATCTAAGTTACAATAAATCACTTAAATATTTCAACTCGCTAAATAGTGAGTTAAAAACAGTTGAATTTTCAGATGACTTTCAAGTTTACCGCATTGAACATATCGATAGTAACAATATAGCATTTATTCAAGGATTGCTCCCTAATGAGGGAAACGAATTAATGTTGTTGCAACTCTCTATAGAGAACAGTGTACCAACTATAACGAGTGACAATCCAACTCGTCACTTCATTAATACTGATGAAACCTACACTTTTGAGCCGAATAGTTTTGATATAGACGGTGATAATTTGGCTTTTACCGTGGCCAATCAACCTCAATGGTTAGAATTCAACAAACAAACAGGAACGCTAATTGGGACTCCTAAAACAGAAGATAACGGTATCTATTCAGATATTAGTATTTGTGTTAATGATGGCCAATTAGAATCATGTCTACCTCCTTTTTCAATCATCGTAGGAAATTTACCACCTCAAATTATGTATAACATACATAGCAGCATTTCTTATGGAGACACCGTAAAGATATACACTGCTAATGAGCCAATCTCAATTAAGTTTGTAATTAGAGATCTAAATGCTGAAGATACACATACTTTTGAAGTGAGTGATGATAAACCAGTGTGGTTGAAGTTTAATAAAGTCACGGGTGAGCTTTACGGACAATCACCAAGCCATAATGTAGACCCCGTGCATGTTTCGGTTGGTGTGAATGATGGATACAATGAAACAGTTTACAAAAATATTAAGATTATTTCTGAACATAAAACAACTCCGTTTAGTATATCAGTTCCTCCTCTGCTAGAAGTTAATCTAACCCCTGATGGTGAGTCAAATACATTTAGACAAAAAGTTAGCATTATTGGTGAGTTGCCTGATGACGAAGAGTTGAGATTCAGCATATTGAACAAGCCAAGCTGGCTTATCTTTGATGAGAGCACTGGTGAGATGTACGGAGAACCAACAATAAATGATGTAGGCTCTTATCAAGATATAATCATTAGCCTACAATCCCACAACTATAAGGTTTACGCTGAATCTTTTTTAATTAACATTAACAGTTATAATCAGTTGCCGATTGCAAAAAGTGATTTCATTTCTATGCAAGTTAATAGCTCAATCATTATCGATGTGCTAGAAAATGATATTGATCCAGAGGGAGCTCAATTAACAATAGAGCAGGCATCATCTGATATTGGCACTGTAAAAATAATTGATAATAAAATCGAGTATACTTCTGTAGACACTGCTTCGACAGCAAGCATTAATTATCAAGTATCTGATATTTTGGGTGGAACCGCATACGGTACTGTTACGGTTCAAATCGAAGATACAGAAACTGATACTGATACTAACAACGGTATCAAAGAGAAAGCTAATAAAGCACAGGCTCGTTCTGGTGGTGGCGTTGGTTATATCTTAATAATGTTTGCAATGCTAGTATCTATACTTAGAAAGTTTAAGCTTTCAGCACTGGCTAATAAATAA